GCTCACGGAGAGCAAAACAATAATAGAAAAAGCCACAACCAGCTGGCAAAAAAAGATAGGAACACTAAATGCCTATCCTAACCGCCATCCAAAGCGGTTGAAAATAtctcgtgctaccatctcccattgggtagatccagtaaccaaacgttcCTTAGCCTccctcggagtgagtagcgaccatatACGGATCAACGCAATGGctgtgaagataacctgcaaaaaatgaatatttattgttctgttaaagaccaaatcatttctgcaataccAGATTGCCCATAACAAAGCAcaaactcctacacgaatgtgcctCGCCGTGTCAACATCTATCCCATCAAGCCACGccccaaataatatggcgttggaattcAGAGGAGTAATGTTAAATGCTATGTTAACCATCCGCCACATAATTTTTGCCAGAGGgcaatcgagaaagaggtgtttgattgattcATGTTGGTCACAAAAGCTACATCTAGTAGAACATGTCCAATTGCGTTttgattttcaaaggaactttgactttccaaacatgtttcgatCGGGGAATCGCGCTAGAGTTGATAACATCCAAGtacatggatttaaccgaaaaCTCTCCATTCTTTGTTAGTTTCCAGCACAACTTGTCGGGCTGTTGAGACAACTGGACATCCATCAATCTTTTCACAAGATTGAGCCAGACTTCCCAACGGCTGCCTACTAGTGTCCTCCTAAAATGAATGTTGAGCGGAGTAGACTGCAACACTGTTGCAACGTAAGCGTCTCTACGCTGAACAATGCTATACAGATATGGATATTGGAGTGCTAGGGGcgtctcccctagccatgtatcccCCCAGAATCTCGTAGCGGTACCATTTCCAACTATGAATCTTGTTCCATTGAAAAAGAGCGATTTAACTCTCATCAGCCCTTTCCAAAAAGGCGAGTCAgtcggcctcactgtcacctgggacaatGTTCTAGAGTGGAGATACTTGTTACGTAAGATCTGAGCCCAAGTGGCCTCCGTCTCGACAGAAAGGTTAAACAACCACTTGCTAAGAAGACATCGGTTCTTCACCTCCAGGTTTTCCatgcctagacccccttggtctttcggcctacaaattATATCCCATTTAGCAAGTTTGTATTTTCGTTTTagctcatcactctgccagaagaaatGAGATCGATAGAAGTCTAGCCTCTTCCGGACTCCCACGGGAATCTCAAAAAAGGAAAGCAGAAACATGGGCATAGTTGTGAGGACCGAGTTAACAAGAATTAATCGGCCTTCGTATGACATTAGCTTGCCTTTtcagcagctcagtttcttctcaaatcgatcctcaatACACTTTCATTCTCTGTtggttagcttacgatggtgaattggtatacctaaATACGTGAAAGGTAAAGCCCTCAACTCACACCCGAACAATTGTTTAATTGTACGCATCTTGGTCGTCATTAGCTCttccaaaacagaacaatttgctcttatggaagttaatctttaacccggtcaattgttcgaataagcataacaccagcttcatgtttcgcgcttttgccaagtcatgctccgtgaagatgatagtatcatcagcgtactgcaggatgGATACACCTCCGTCAACTAAGTGCGGAACAAGGCCTCCTACCTGGCCcgcctccttagcccttcctataagAATTGTCAACATATCGACCACTATGTTTTAAAGAATAGGTGACATTGGATCTCCTTGCCTCAGTCCTTTGTGTGTTTGGAAgtagtgacctatgtcatcattcactttaatcccaacactccctttttgcgtgaaagagtCTACCTGACTTCTCCAGGCCTGatgaaaacctttcatacgcaaagcttgttgaaggaaaggccatttgaccttatcgtacgctttctcaaagtccactttgaaaacaactccgtctagttttttcgtgtggatttcatggagAGTTTCAcgcaggaccacaaccccttctaggattttTCTgttcggcatgaaagcagtttgggacggGTGCACCACAGTGTGCACAATTTGCGTAAGCCTGTGcttcccgaccttggtgaaaattttgaaacttacattaagaagacagatatgCCTGAACTACTCGATACGAACAACCTCTGTTTTTTTAGGAAGTaaagttatcgttccaaaatttaaTTGAAACAACTGATGCCCTTGACCAGTCTCTGTGTGAATGATTATTGATTGAGCCACTTGTGAAGTCTGTGGTGCAACTTTTGTATTTTGAATGTATATTTGGAATTACTAGTGTTTTGTTCTCTTGTTCTAAGACAGCAGGTTGTGGTGTTAGTATGCTACTGATGATGACAGTGATTACAATTTACAAATGTACACACCGACAGTAAAGATCTAATAGACACACTCTGAAGTCTGAACCCAGCAAGTGCTATATATGTTTCATAGAAGCTTCTGATAATCTGATTGTCAATGCTATTAATTTAACTCAAGAGTGATACATCATGTAAAGTGCCGTTAAAATACAATTTAGTGTAGCAATATGGCAAAAGTTTCCTAGCAAAGGTCACACTGAAGTCTAAACACATGTCAGGTTCCAAGAGTTTGCTCGGTTTATGATTTGAGTGTTTGCCATGCATATGTATCTGAGCAAGTGCTGTAATATCACAGAAGCAGTTGACCTGGCTGTGTGTGCCTGAGTGCAACAACCTTGGTGCTTGTGTGATTTTTTTGCTATGCCTGTCTGACCTTGAATCATCGACTGAGCTGCTCATGAGATCGGTTGAGGGATTCAGAACGTCTCAGCCTGAAGTGATGTTTGTTTTCTGACAGTAGTTACAGAGTGCCAATGCATTCACCACATGTTTAAATCTAACTAACAGACTCAGAATCCAGCAATTCCTATTTCACAAAAGCTTCTGACTGCCAATGTTACTGATGTAACTGAGAATAAAAATCACATAGTAGTGCCAAGAAAATTCAACTTAGGGCCTGTTCGGCCTTCCGCCAGCTCCGCGGATCTGCGGAGCGCATATATCCCAGCTCCACCTTTTTAGCCTGCAGCTCCGCCGGCTCCGCGAGCTGACTCGGGAGTGGAGGGATTCCGAACGCTCCCTTAGTACAAATAAGGTAACAATTTGCTAGCAAAAGACCACTCTGAAGTCTTAACATATGACATGTTGTAACAGTTTTCTGCAGAGTTTACTCGGTGTATGACTGGTGTTGGCATCACACACTCCTTAATCCTTATCGACCTCTATGGATGTATTTGAACTGTGTTGTTCCCTAGCACTAACGATCGAGCTATGCGAGAGGAGGAGGAAGTCTGACAAAAGGTTTTGTGCTGCGCACAGAACTGCAGCTTTTCTCTGCTTTTTCTATTATTTGTAGCGAGCTCAAATGGCTTAAATACCAGGAAAATGCCCACGTCTCAAGCCGGCCTACTggtcgtgccatcccacgatgCCAAGCTGAGATCGAGCAACTACTCTGCCCGCACAAACCGTAGCGATCATGCCATCCCATGAACTGGTCATGTGAGCAAAACTAGCTAACCAACTAACTAAATCTACTGACAGACTAGCTAACTGAAACTACTGAACCGTACGTGAACATGCGCACCAATTATTCAGAGAAAGAACAAGATGTTTGCTAGATCATACAACGGATTAGCTATCAAACTGAACCAGACCGAGATTATATATTTCTCAATGGTAAACGGATTCTACTGTTAAACTGAATTTATTTCTGAATGGGATATCCATATGTACGGTGGTCATGACTCATGAGGGGTCTCTGAAGAGCTCAAGAGATCACGCCTTCTGTCATAACAGAAGGGAGACTATCCCATATTCCAGGTGTGTAGTCATGTACATTCATCACTGTTCTGTTAAATAAATATGTGCATGCATGCCTAGATTGTTATTGAGGAGATAACAGTAACAccctcatttatttatttattttggccgGATTAGAAGTGTCCAGAAATAGTGGATTCTCGAAGCTTGCTCTGATGTTCTTTGGAATTGTTCAATAACTTAAAAAAACGAAAAACCTTTGCTTTCATACTTTAGAAATAATCAGGAGTGCTTTCAGAACTTCGAAAGGCAAGACGTGGTCTGAATATAATTATAAGGCCAAGTTCAGAGCTTTGATCATAAATTTCTTCTTCAATGTTTCTGAATAATTACAAAAAATTCAGAAGGAAATTCTTTTTAATAATAATATAATGTTGTTAGATTGATTGTTGTTCAAAGATTGAACTTGGACAGTCAGAATACGCGTTAATATTTTAGACAGAGGGAGTGCTGCTACCCTTGGGAAGTTAGGAGACAGAGACATTGCGATGTGTTGCCTGCGTCAATAGACCTTACTGTACAAAAGCTATCTCCAGAAGCACAAAACACCATGGAAATTGTAGtgctggaaaagaaaaaaaaagaaaaaaaatcaagctTGTAATAGAAGCTTCATCTCAATTATCtttggaaaagaaaaacaaaaaagaaaaagcaaaaacaGAGCAGCAGCATACATACGTTGCTTCATGCTTTGGCAAAGCGAAAGGGAGGAAGCAAAAGTCCATGCATTCATGAAGCTACCATGACAGTATGGGGGAGGTATCAAGCAACGTATTTTGCAGAGAAGATAGGAGGCAATTTGCTTTGGTCTGTCTGCAACTCCTGCATTAGCAGTTTGACGACCGAGGAAGCAGATCAGAGCTTCTTGTCTGCTGTCTGCTGTTAAGGTACACATgtagtagctagctagctagccactAACAAACAATTTCATTTGCCTGCTTGCTTTCTTCGTGCCCTCTAAGTTATTCTTCCAGAAGAAAGTTTTGAGTATATATGTAGTTGAGTAGCACTACTTGTTAACGATGGCAAAGCACAACCATAACATCTCGTCCTTGTTATTGTGTTTCTAGTATTCTACTCTGTAGGTGGTGCCGATGGGTTAGATTGATCGAACTTGCAGCTGATTCTCCCTCATGGTGTTCAACGGAGGGATCCATCTTCTGATTCCTGGTTCCTGAGTACTTCTTCTCGTCATTTGAAGATTTGTTAAGTTACACAGCTGCATTCGTCTCTTGGCTGGTCTTGGACAGAGGAATTGATCATTAGTCCGGTCCTCATCAGTTGATTATGGATTAACTTTGCTGCTGCTTTTCTTTCTTGGTCTTGTGAACATCATGAGTTCTGTTGGATACGAGGTAAGCACTCTTGTGCATTTACGGTTTTCTCACTAGCTAGAGCActacacacacacgcgcacacagtTTTCACTCAAGAGGCGGTGGATCATCATCCCGGGGAATCGGAAAATGCATCCTCACACCTAGCTAGTTTTCTAAACATGCATATAATCGCTTCACTCTTAAATGAATTACACCACATTTTTATCCCAAAAAACTCCACCTACAAACATCATGTAATATGTAAAACATTAACCGTCATACTAGATTCTCACTGGGTAGGGTCTTGGACAGAATTTATTTAGTTTTTCTTCTGGAATGCATGCAGGGCGTATAGTGATGCTCGTTGGTTTTGCTGCTTCTTTTTGAGAAACCGGGTTTTGTTGCTTCTACTTGCACAAGAGTAGATATTGAGAAACTGTCTGCTGTCTGTCGAGCTTCACTCGCCTGCTGTGTGTAGAGATACGTACATACTAGCTAGCAACACAGTTACATTTCTGGCTCTTTCTTCATGCCGTCTGAATTATTCTACCAGAAGAAAATGTGTGTGTATATGTACTTGACTACAGGTACTGGTTAACAATGGTGAAGCACAAAACTAACATGTTGTGCTTGTTGTTGTGTTTGTAGGTGGTGCCAAGATTTATTAAGTTTTGCAGCTGCTTTTGTCTCTTTCTTGGTCTTGAATGGAggaattcatcatggtagtactcaTCAGTTCATGATTGATTAAATCTGCTGCTGGATATCTCTCTTGATATTCGTTGGAGGAATTCATCATGAGTAGTGATCTTGAGGAGTGGGTAATACCCTTGTGCCTTTTACGTTCACAAACTAGTATATGCATATGCATGGTTCTCTTTTAGCTGGGAATTATTCTCCTGAAACTTTCATGGTTACCTCTACCATTGCTCTTACATCAACCCCAAATCATGCACGACTaatttagctagctagctagagcacGTGTACGATTTTTTCACTACTTGCACGGCATAGTAGATTGTGAAATGGCTCTGGCATGCCCACTAGAAGAAAAATTGGGGTTCGACAACACACAATCTAGTCCCGGCCGCGAGTCGgggagacatagttgccggtgaaaaccgagccgacggcagcaacgacggtgctctgcgtcgttaccttgatgaaggcattgtcgtgtaactactgtcgacccactcgtgctgctctgggggaaaccctaggatctggtcttctagatcagacgatggcggcactgcggcaTCGATTCTCCCTTGGGAGCATCGGTTGTGGAGCAGCACTAGAAGACTGAGGTAGGAGGTGGAGTGACTTCGCCTTGCACGGAGCtttggtggagatgtcaagtcatgtctGGCCGACGGGTGCTACGATGTGTCATGCCTGTTCGGTGGGCGCTACGCATGATAGACCTTTCATACAGGCGGTGACACCGGTTTTAGATATGGGGAGTGAGAGCACTCTACATTATCGAATTTGTAGATATGAGTGGTTGCTTCAGGTGGCTTGATGTATGTTCTTGTCAGAACTATGTTCagtatgcatcgattgatgcagaggccaggggttttaacctccttttccaaaaaacaaaataaaaaaattaagcAGGAGTTTGGATCTCAGCACACCGTAAGTGTACATATGTTGCTTTCTCACTGATTGCAAGGGGCATTCTCGATTGTGAGATGGCTTTGGCATGTGAACCCAACTATATACAGCTAGCTAGCTAGAAGCGCTTGGTATTACACTATGAATTTTAAATAGCAGTCATACAAAATCTCACTCATCTGCCTAGCGGCGTATATGCCAAAAGGATCTTGGTACAAATTTGATTAGTTTTTTTTCCTCGTGGAGTGATGCAGCAGGACTACTGATCTCATATCCCTTGGTTGGTTTTGTTGTTTCTGGTGGCACAATATAGTTGTACTCTCTCCGTTTCTAATTATAAGATGTCTTAGATAttgcaatatagactacatacggattaaaatgagtgaatatacacacTGAAGTGTGTCTAGATGCATATGAATCTGAGAAAATAGAGAAAAGCTAAAGTAtcttatatttaaaaacggagggagtatattgaaaAAAAAGAAATTGGTGAAGTTAATTTGGTTGTTTATCTGAGCTTACAAGTTTAGCTCCTGCATGCATGCGGCGCATCACACAAAAGTTACTTTGTTTAAAGGCAAATGCCAACAAGATAAGGAAACATGACAGATCCACAGACTACGtaaaaaaaaaaaactaaaactCAGCTAACCATAGACGCTAGTGTCGTCTTATCCAATAGGTAGACTGGATGCCGTAGACAATTAATCGTGGAGTAGACTAGATGCGACTCAAATGAGTGTTGTAATACCAACTCTGTTGGATTTGATCCAAGAACATAAACACATGCTCACGCGGAACACAGCACCCGGGAAAATCTTAGGCCAAAGGCATGTCTagtgcctttcttttctttctatttaCTAGTCAATGTGTACCTACAATGCACGTTAATTTAAATGAGCGCTTGCGTTTGTATTGTGTTCAAaaaacgtgcaatgcacgttaatttagaAGTATGTTAAGTGCATGAGGATATTATGTAGGATATTATCTGTGTGTTAATATGTGATTAGCACCATATttagcatgaaattaactgcacgctaaacgcgttgagcgctcgacattgaagcagtccagatcgttggattgacatgatttgatggatgggattaattggatctgcccttttgggtctttttatattggtatagatatagatatagattccTCAAAGCTCACAACCTGCTGCAAACTAACGCCACACTCATGTGTttatatacacacatacacacgTACAACTAGTGCCTAATCGACCAGGACTTCCACACTGAAACCACTCCTACTCAACTAAGACCACGACACCCGTACGGAACACGGAAAACAATGCCTGTCGCACTCGGACGCGGACAACACAGTCCAAATCCACCTCGACTAAGCATCTAATCTAGATTATTCCAACAAGTTCGCTTGTTCAGAGAAGCATTATTGGTATATGTTAAGTTAGTGTTGCAGCTACCAAAGGCGTTTTAACTTATTGACGTGTTTTATTACAGCCGTTCTATGCGGATGATGTTGACGTCGCCACAGAAAAATTATTCGATGTTATTCAGTTGGGTTACTGGAGGGTCATATGTTTTGATGGTTGGAATGGATTTGGAGCATCCGCTGTTCTTACATCAGTAGCTGCAGTGCTTCCATCTAGGAGAACCACTCCGGAACTATGCTTTGACAAAATAATCTTTGTAGATTGCTCAAAGTGGAAAAATAGAAGAGGAGTGCAGAGGGCAATTGCAGAGGAATTGCAACTTGATCGCTCTGTAATGACTATTTTagataagcaagatgaagatgacgATTTTCAGGGACATGATGAAAGCCTGAGGCATGAGATATATAGTGTTAGTCAAGTGATTGATCGAACCCTGAGGGATGtcaaatttatgatgatttttcttaaTGGGAGTGATGACGAGGTTGATGTAGGTCTCATGGGTATTCCTCTAACAAGATATGGCAACAACGTGATGTTATGGACCTTCAGCAGAAgctgtctgaccatgcaccaggaccGTTCTGAGGTAGCAAAAAAGCTAAGATATACTCAGGTTTTCTGTCATTGCTCTATCGAAGACTTGAGAAGCTTTCAGTTTCTTGGACTGCTACATCAAGAAGCTGCTACCGTAGTTCCTTGCAATACATGTATTCTGGACATTGACCAAGCAATTATTGGAGGTTGTTGTCTTTATGAGTTATTCCTGCACTATAATTTCCACAATGTCAGTAAATTTGGTTGGGTATCTCATGCTTCCAACTATTGGATATGCGATGCAATCATACAAGGGGACAAAGCAAGGGATATTAGTAATGCATTGTATCGAGAGATAAATTGGAAGTGTGATGCTTCTCTGCTTCAGGATGTTCTTACAAAGTCTATGAAACAATTGGAGCCTCGTTTTCTAGTAATCAAAGATGATGATGTCTATGAAGAAGGCCCATACCGTTGGATTTCGGTCACGTCAAGAGATGCAGAAATACATGCTATGAAAACAATACCTGCAACGGCATCATCTTTCTTCTTGGCATCTGAAATATCCAAACACCCAACAGCTTTACCAGATGGATTTTTTGATCATTGCAGCAAGCTCGGTGTGCTGGTTCTCTATTGTTGTTCCTTTAGTTTTGCTTCACCTTCTTTCCTGAAGTGTCGTAGCCTAAGATTCCTTGGACTGGACCACTGTACAGATGACGAAACTATTGGAAGAGAGAATCATGCAGTTTGGTTATGTCTGAATAGCTTGTGGGTGTTGGACCTGCGTTACACCGATTGGAATGAAATCTTATCCAAGGAAATGTTAAACCTCATGAAAAATATCAGAGAGTTAAATATAGAGGGAGTCAGGGGCTGGCAATACACCGCTGAGCTACAAGGGCGGTTACCTAACCTCCAGAGGCTCCGAATAATCAAACCGACATGTCAATGGAAGACCTCAGAGGATGTCGATAACTACTTCATGGATAAGAAAAGTATGGAAATACTTGACTTGTCTGGCAATTGTGACATGAAGATTCTTCCAACAAGCTTATCAAAGGCAGGTAGCCTCCGGATGCTTGTACTTGATGGTTGTGATGAACTGGAAAGCGTAGGTGCGCTTCCTCCTTCCCTCGAATCCTTTAGCTTTAATGGGTATGGGGCAGCTGCTCAATGGACACAAACTGTTGAGCTACCTCTGGAACAATTTCGTCCATCCAGGACAACAGATAATAAGGATGTCAGAATATCCAAGATCTCCTTAGCAGGCTGCACACAGTTGGAGAATTTGTACTTGTGTGGGCTACCCAACCTAGTGGAACTGGACCTCTCTGGAACACCAATCAAGATACTTGACTTCAAGACCATGGTGGTGCAAACCCCAAAGCTCAAGCGACTGTTTCTAATAGGATGCAAGCACCTTCGTGCAATAAAAATTCTATACGAGAGTGTTCCTGACCTGAAGTTAATGTGCGTAGACACACGACCTGGAGTCGTGTGTCCTCGACCATCCATCAAACCCACCAGGTTGCAGGTGCATGCTGTTGTTGTAGATGTAAGACTTACTCACTCCTTGTGGAATCTGATCTCTAGTTATAGACAAGATGATGCTCATTTTAATATCCACGTCACCTCCTCACCTGATGGGATTATTCAATATGAAATAACCAGCAAGGATATGATTGGCACCAGTGATCAAGAGAGTCTACATCTTATTCCAAAAGACCAGTATGGTGAAGTCCTTGGGATGGTTGGCGCTGCCCCAATGCAGGCCTTTCCACAACCTCCGAGTACAAAGTTTGATCGACATGTAGAGATTGCTGAAGGGAGCTTCTACGTGGAGAGGGAACTTGGCAGAGCACTAGGTCTAGGCCACCTAATGGAACATTATGTGGAATCCCTGCATGTGCATGATGTCTCGGTACGTACTATTGCACCACAAGGCCATTGGTGGGGCAAGCTTAGGTGGTGTTGCATGGAGAGGTGCCCAAAAGTGGATACCGTTTTCCCTGGGAATTCATTCACATTTACTGCATTGGAGACCTTGTGGGTGTCAGATCTCCTGATGGCCCGCTCGATTTTGAGTAAAGGTTCACGCTTTTATCCATATGGCAATACCAAATCCTTTCAAAATTTACAGCACCTTCAGCTGCGTTCATGCCCCAGCCTCCAGTTTGTGCTCCCTCTGTGGGTCTCCTCCTTCCCCAGCTTGGAGACCCTCCACATCATCCACTGCGGCAACCTCAGCCACATCTTCATACTGGACGAAGAATACCGTGAAGAAATAACTACCCGCGGTGTACAATTCCCAAAGCTTACCACCATCCAACTGCACGACCTCCCAAATCTGCAGCAAATATGCGAGGTCAAGATGGTTGCCCCTGCGCTCAAGAGCATCAAGATCAGGGGATGCTGGAGCCTGCGCCGGCTGCCATCCGTGGGCGCACGTGGCAATGGCAAGAAGAAGCCGGCCATTGAGATCGAGAAGGAC
The Triticum dicoccoides isolate Atlit2015 ecotype Zavitan chromosome 3A, WEW_v2.0, whole genome shotgun sequence genome window above contains:
- the LOC119266614 gene encoding uncharacterized protein LOC119266614; its protein translation is MSSDLEEWPFYADDVDVATEKLFDVIQLGYWRVICFDGWNGFGASAVLTSVAAVLPSRRTTPELCFDKIIFVDCSKWKNRRGVQRAIAEELQLDRSVMTILDKQDEDDDFQGHDESLRHEIYSVSQVIDRTLRDVKFMMIFLNGSDDEVDVGLMGIPLTRYGNNVMLWTFSRSCLTMHQDRSEVAKKLRYTQVFCHCSIEDLRSFQFLGLLHQEAATVVPCNTCILDIDQAIIGGCCLYELFLHYNFHNVSKFGWVSHASNYWICDAIIQGDKARDISNALYREINWKCDASLLQDVLTKSMKQLEPRFLVIKDDDVYEEGPYRWISVTSRDAEIHAMKTIPATASSFFLASEISKHPTALPDGFFDHCSKLGVLVLYCCSFSFASPSFLKCRSLRFLGLDHCTDDETIGRENHAVWLCLNSLWVLDLRYTDWNEILSKEMLNLMKNIRELNIEGVRGWQYTAELQGRLPNLQRLRIIKPTCQWKTSEDVDNYFMDKKSMEILDLSGNCDMKILPTSLSKAGSLRMLVLDGCDELESVGALPPSLESFSFNGYGAAAQWTQTVELPLEQFRPSRTTDNKDVRISKISLAGCTQLENLYLCGLPNLVELDLSGTPIKILDFKTMVVQTPKLKRLFLIGCKHLRAIKILYESVPDLKLMCVDTRPGVVCPRPSIKPTRLQVHAVVVDVRLTHSLWNLISSYRQDDAHFNIHVTSSPDGIIQYEITSKDMIGTSDQESLHLIPKDQYGEVLGMVGAAPMQAFPQPPSTKFDRHVEIAEGSFYVERELGRALGLGHLMEHYVESLHVHDVSVRTIAPQGHWWGKLRWCCMERCPKVDTVFPGNSFTFTALETLWVSDLLMARSILSKGSRFYPYGNTKSFQNLQHLQLRSCPSLQFVLPLWVSSFPSLETLHIIHCGNLSHIFILDEEYREEITTRGVQFPKLTTIQLHDLPNLQQICEVKMVAPALKSIKIRGCWSLRRLPSVGARGNGKKKPAIEIEKDVWDALEWDARHRPAHFEAPVHSCYYKEKLPRVSVLR